The sequence CAATCCAGGTCCGGTTGAATATAAAGGTGTAGACACTAAGACTGGGGAGCTTATTTTCTCTTGCGGTCCAATTAGTAAAGGTACAAACAATCTCGGAGAATTTCTGGCTATTGTGCATGCTTTGGCACTTCTGAAGAAAGAGGGCAGCAATAAGGCCGTGTACAGTGATTCCGTGAATGCGATGAAATGGGTGAAGCAAAAGCAAGTTGCCACAACCTTGCCGCGGGATGCTTCGACTGAAGAAATCTGGCTGCTGATCGAGCGGGCGGTAAGCTGGCTGCAGAATAATACCTACGACAATAAGCTGCTGAAATGGCAGACAAAAGTGTGGGGAGAGATCAAAGCAGATTATGGACGCAAATAAGGAAGCGAGCACCGCGATATTCGGCAATGATTGGGACGAGGTATTGCATGATGAAATACAAAAGCCGTATTTTCAGGAGCTGTCCTATACATTAGCCAGGGAGTACAAGGAACATACGGTCTATCCGCCCAAAGATTTACTCTTTACGGCTCTCAAGCTGACGCCATATAGTGCGACTCGAATCGTTATTTTGGGCCAGGACCCTTATCATGGCGCGGAGCAGGCTCAGGGCTTGAGCTTCTCGGTGAAGCCGGGTGTGCGTATTCCTCCATCGTTGCGCAATATTTATACGGAGCTTAGGGAGGATATCGGTGTGCCGGTACCTAACCATGGCTCGCTGCTTCATTGGGCAGAGCAAGGTGTTCTGCTACTCAACGCGGTGCTGACCGTTCGGGAGGGTTTACCTAATTCGCATAAGGGACTCGGGTGGGAGACATTTACAGACGCCATTATGGGAAAGCTGAATGAACGGACTGTACCGTTAGTTTTTATATTATGGGGAAGCTATGCGCAGAAAAAAGGGGCCTACATAGATAGTAGCCAGCATCGGATCATTCAGTCTCCGCATCCGAGTCCACTTTCTGCACACCGTGGATTTTTGGGCAGTCGGCCGTTCTCCAAGGCCAATCAATTTTTGGAATCTCAGGGTCTGAAGGATATAGATTGGATGATACCGAACGAATAGGAAAGCTTGGACACAGCGAAGGGGGTGTAGCTAATGAGGCATTGGGTGGGCAAACCGGTCATCATGTACTGCGGTGTAAGGCCCTACACGATCATGAAGGGCGTACTACGTAAATGGGACTCTTCGACCAGAATAGCGGTCATCGGTCATCAGGAAATTGCTGTTCCTTTTCGTGACATTGTGTTTATCAAGGCATTGGCGCCCAGGGAGAGAGCCCTGCCCCCAGTACTACATTCCATTGGATACATCATGAGAGAACGGCAGCAATTCGATAATGCAGTATATTTCAAATCGGCGGTAAGTGTCTGGAAGGACGATCAATTGCTTGCCTTTAATACCACGATTGTATCGCATACGAAAGGAACGGTCACCCTTCAGGACGGTCAGAATCTGCTGAAGGGCACACATTTATTTGTAGTCCGTTCCTTGCGGGGCTAACATGAACTGAAATCATTGAACATAAAGAAACGACGGCAGACTCTCCAGATTGGAGGGTATGACCGTCGTTTTTTCTTATAGCTAGCAGACACTATCAATCCATTATAGTGGTTCTTCTTTAGTGACCGGCACTTGCTCCGGGACCTCTTCGACCCGTTCCGCAACAATAATCTCATAGATCCGCAGGAAAATGATCTTGATTATCATGTAGACCGGAAGTGCGATCAGCACCCCGATGATACCGAAGAAATCTCCGCCTATCAGCACGAGTACAACCGTGGTTAACGGATGTACATCCAGCGATTTGCCGTAAATAATCGGGGAAAGCACATTATCCTGAATCTGCTGCGCAATCACGATAATGATAAGCGCCCATAAAGCCAAGGTAGGAGATTCAATAAAGCCTACAATGAGGACAGGGACGGCAGCAAGCAGGGACCCGACATAAGGAATAAAGTTTAGTGGAATTGAGATTAAAGCAAGCAGTAAAGAATAAGGCAGTCCAATGATCAGAAAGCCGATATATAGCATGATACCCAAGACGACGTTCAACAGAACGCGTGTAACGATAAAGCTGCTGAGTGCACTGTCAATATCCTTCAGCATATCCTGTCCTTCTTTACGGTACTTCTTAGGAATCAGCCCTTGAAGTATTGGCGACAGCTTGTGGCCATCTTTCAGCATGTAATAGAGAATGATCGGCAAAGTGGCAATAATCACTACAATACTGGAAATAACACCGATCAGATTAGACATAGAATTGGTTACCCAGGTGATGGCATCATTCAAATATCCTGAAAGCCGGGTCGCCAGATCGGAATCACCTTTGAAAAAACGTGATAACGCTGGGTTGTCCTGCAGTTTGTTGAACTGATTCTGAAGCCCTTGCACCAGGTAAGGGGTATTATCGATGAAGTTTTGAATTTGTTCCTGCAGGGTTGGCCAGACCAGCACCCAGAAGAGCACGAACAATCCGATGAATATAATATAGATTAATAGAATGGAAACGGCACGGTTCAGCTTTTTCTTCTCAAGCAGACTAACGAGCGGCCGCAATAGATAGTACATGAAGCCAGACAGCATCATAGGCACGAGCAGCAGATTGAAGATTTCAACTAAAGGCGTGAATAGAAAAATAACCTTGGAGCCCAAGAACAGAATAAGTAAAAAAGAGATTATGGCCAGACTTGTCCGAAAATATTTACTTTGCAGCAATTAGCAGCACCCCCTGAGTATAAGATTCATAGATTATGTAAACATCCTTTGAATCATTGTGTTCTACTATTATACTAAACCTTGCTCTATCTTTATAACCTTATTCACATCGGTTTAACCTGTGGGTATGACGGTTAATAGCACATTAATAGGAGGGATGCGCAGTGACTGTGTTAATTCTAGGGATATTCGGACATCGGAGTGATGCAATATTGGCCATCAAGGCATTGCAGGGGAGTGGAATCCATCACAAGAAGATATCTGTGCTGGCGAAGCAAAAAAATATTGTGGAGCTAATCAGCAAAGATTCCGGTATTGGCAAACCTGAAGTCGGGATAGGCAACGGGGGATTGTTTGGAACAGCCAAGGAGATTGCTGTTGGGTTGAATATGCTGCCTGATACGGCAGTCGCAGCGGGACCTGCAGCACATAAACTGGCGGGAGCAAGTTTAGATGAAGTTACAGGTTTGGATGGATTAACCGTGAGCCTTATGGGATTGGGTATTCCCCAGAGAGATGCCGAAGGTTACGCGCGGCATATAAACATAGAACATATAATCGTGATGCTTGCGCTAGAACAAGAGAAAATTCAACTGGTAAGTTCTCTTTTTAATAAACATCAAGCAATTCCGCTTGAATCTCTATGATCAGAAGAATCAGCGGGGTTTTCGAGTGGTTTTTTTGCTTTTGGAGCGGATGAAGAGTGCTGGTATGACATCGGTTTTCCCTCCGGTTTCCTTGGCGATCTGTTTTGCTTTCATCAGTGACAAAAAGGCGAAAAAATCACCCAGAGCAGTCAGTCCGGCAGCAATGATGGCATAATCTTCAGCGCTTAGCTCTTCAGTCTCTACCGGATTGCTATTCTTTTTATCGGCCATCTCCTGCTCACCCACTTTCCCCAATATGTAATATAAATTATGTTCTAAACACTGAAGTTGAAATAGGCAGTTGGGACGTAATTTCTTTATAGCGGCACTTATGAGGAGAAGATACTTATTTGCCTTAAGGGCAGTAGGATCTTTTCCTCTTTTTCATCTGAAATTTTTCTTATAAAAGCGCTTTACAGGAAATGAAAACGCTGTTACAATCATAAATGAGCACAAGTGGTCAATAACGATCATTCCTAAAAATAAGATGATCATTATCTGGTCATAATAATATATAGATATGCGTAAGCCCTAAGAAACCTTTCAGTGCTGCGCTAACCTATAGATGGAGGGGAACGCGGTGCAGTTTGAGGAAGAAAGAAAGCGGAGTATCGTGCAGTTTGTAGAGCAGCATTCGCGAGGCTCTGTTCAGGAGCTCAGTCAGAAGATGGGTGTTTCCGAATCTACAGTGCGCCGAGATCTTAAAGAGCTAGAAGAAGCGAGGTTGCTAAAGCGCACCCATGGCGGTGCAGTCTCCTTACAAAGCGTTAACTTTGAGGCAGCCATACCGGACAAGGCAGATCGTTTCCTGGATGAGAAGCTGCGGATTGCCCGCAAGGCTGTGGAAATGATCCGTGAGGGCGATGCCATCCTGCTGGATGGTGGAACCACGACCCTGCAGATTGCCAGAGAGCTGAAGACTTTCTCGAATATCAAGGTAATCACCAATTCAATCATGGCTCTGAATGAGCTGAAGGATTGCCGGAATATTGAAGTCTCCATCACGGGTGGGATGCTGCGGCCGGATACGATGGCTTTTGTAGGGCCGATGACCGAGCGTTCTCTTGATATGGTTCGGGTGGATAAGGCATTTCTCGGCACCAACGGATTGGATTTACATGAAGGCATCACCACACCGAATATGTTGGAAGCGGCCACGAAGCGCAAGATGATTGCTGTAGCCAAGCAGGTTATATTGCTTGCTGATCATAGTAAGATTGGCCAGATCTCTTTTTGCAAGGTAGCAGACCTAACGGAAATGAATCATTGCATTCTCGATTCGGGCGTACCAGAGAGCTTCATTCGGGGGATTACAAGCTTAGGCGTTGACTTCACGCTGGTATGAAGTAGAGGAGGTTATCATGAAGAAATTAGTCATCACAGTTACCCTGAATCCGGCTTTAGACAAAACAGTAACGATTGACGGTCTGGAGGTTGGCGGACTGAATCGAGTCAACGATATCCGCACGGATGCGGGCGGCAAGGGAATTAACGTTGCTAAAGTATTGAAGGGCTTTCATGAAGAGGTATCTGCAGTTGGATATATCGGTGGACATAATGGCAAGCTGATCCTTGAACGGTTGGAGCAGGAAGATATCCGGCATTCTTTTACGGAAACGCTGGCAGAGACGAGAATGAACCTCAAGGTTGTGGACAGTAATGTTCAGGTCACGACGGAGATTAACGAGCGTGGGGGTACAGTATCGGTGCCTGAGCGAAATCTTTTTCACGAGTCACTAAGGCTGCTGCTTGAAGAGGCATACATCCTCGTACTGGGAGGCAGTGTTCCTCCGGGAATAGAGTCTTCAGAGTATGCCCTGTTGATTGAGGCTGCCAGGAGTAAAGGGGTCAAGACCATTCTGGATGCTGATGGTGACGCACTGAGATATGGCTTGAAGGCTGGACCGGATGTGATCAAACCGAATATTCATGAGCTGGAACAGCTGGTCGGTACGACGCTTGCGACCGAACAAGAGATTGTCCGAGCAGCCCGACAGCTGATTGCCGAAGGCACTCATTGGGTCATTGTCTCCATGGGGGGCGAAGGCAGTGTGGCCGTCAGTAAAGAGGAAGCCATTCGAGCTCGTCCATTTAGCATTAAGCCCGAAAGCACTGTAGGCGCTGGAGATTCCATGGTAGCAGCGATTGCCTCAAGCTTAATTCATGGGCGCAGTCTTACCGACACACTTTGCTGGGCTACAGCGGCCGGCAGTGTAACCGCCTCCAAACCGGGGACCCAAGTCTGCGGCCCCGAAGAGGTTATTGCCCGCCTGCAAGACGTTGGGATTACAAGCATTGAAGTATAGAGGGTTATAAAAACGCTCGCGGGAGGAATATTAAATGAAAAAACTATTAGCGGTTACAGCTTGTCCCACCGGAATCGCCCACACTTATATGGCAGCTGAATCCCTGCAAAAGGCAGCAGGAGAAATGAATGTCCCAATCAAGGTAGAGACACGGGGGGCCATCGGTATTGAGAATGAATTGAGCGCAGCAGAAATTGCTGAAGCTCATGCCATCATCATTGCAGCGGATACGGATGTGGATGAAGCGCGTTTTGCAGGCAAACCTATCGTGCGGGTTCCTGTTGCCCAAGGGATCAAGATTCCTGGCAAACTGATTGATCAGGCATTGGCTTTGCAGGCTTCAACAGCCTCAGCAGCTCCGCAAGCTGGATCATCCGTAGGTAGCAGCGAGCGTTCCGAAAATTCATTTTATAAAAATCTAATGAATGGTGTATCCCATATGCTGCCGCTGGTAGTTGCTGGGGGTCTCTTGATCGCCTTATCCTTCTTTAAGCTTAATCCGGAAGAAGGAACCTTTTTCGCCAACCTATTGCAAATAGGCGGCGCAGCGATGGGACTTATGGTGCCCATTCTGGCAGCGTTCATTGCCTTTTCCATTGGTGGTAAACCTGCTCTGGCTCCAGGTCTTGTAGGTGGTATGTTGTCGAAAGACCTTGGTGCCGGCTTCCTAGGCGGCATACTCGCCGGTTTCCTGGCGGGTTATATCGCCAGATATTTGATCAAATATATCAAACTGCCGAAATCGATGGAAGGTCTTAAACCACTGCTTATCGTGCCTTTGCTGTCGGTATTTATCATCGGTATGCTTATGATTTATGTCATTGGAACCCCGATTAAAGATTTGATGGACGCTTTGACGATTTGGCTACAAAATATTGGTTCGGGCAATAAAATATTGCTAGGCGCCATATTAGGCGGCATGATGGCGATCGATATGGGTGGACCTTTTAATAAAACAGCTTATACCTTTGCTGTAGGTTTGCTGGCAAGTGGTGTATATGGCCCTATGGCTGCTGTAATGGCCGCGGGTATGACCCCGCCACTTGGCATCTGGCTGGCTACCGTATTGGCTCCAAAGAAATTTACGCTAGAAGAACGCGAAGCTGGTAAAGCCGCTTCCATACTGGGGCTCTCCTTTATTACTGAAGGTGCAATTCCATTTGGAGCTGCTGACCCACTGCGCATCATTCCAGCCTTTATGATCGGCTCTGGCCTGACCGGAGCACTATCCATGGTATTTGATGCTACACTACGTGCACCGCATGGCGGCATCTTCGTTCTGGCAGTTCCTAATGCGATCGGTCAGCCAATGATGTACCTGCTTGCTATTGTAGTCGGTACTGTTGTAACAGCCTTGTTGGTTAACTTGTTCAAAAGAAATAAACCTGCGATTGGAGTTGGCTCTAAATGAATATTCATGAACTATTGACGGAAGAAACGATATTCCTGCCCCTGGAAACAGGAACTAAAGATACTATTATCACCCAGATGACCGCAGGGCTTAAGCTCTCCGGTTCGGTAACAGATGCCGAGCAATATGTGCGTGATGTGCTGATTCGTGAAGCTACCGGTTCTACGGGCATCGGTTTTGGAGTGGCAATCCCCCATGGCAAATCTGTCGGAGTAGCAAAACCAGGGCTGGCCTTAGCCCGCTTGAGCGAGCCTACCGACTGGGATTCCCTTGATGGTACGCCTGTATCCATTGTATTTCTAATCGCTGTGCCTCAGGAGAACGTTGGCAATGAGCATTTGAAGATTCTGGTGGCACTGTCCCGCAAGCTAATTCATGATGAATTCCGCGAGTCGCTGCTGAATGCAGGCAGCAAGCAGGAGTTAATCGATATTCTCAAAAATATGTAGTCTTCTTGTCCTAAAGATATATAAATTAATAAGTCCGGGATGTCTTACAAGCCATGATGATGGCCTTGAGGCATCCCTGTTTTTTTGCCTATATATAATGTAGTTTGGATTAAACTCCATTTTGCAGGTGTATTTTTGTATAATTAAAAATATATATAACGAGAAGGCAAAGGAGAGGGCGAGATGATACTGCACAAAGGGGAGGTCTTGTTCCGGCAAGGCGACGGCTGCGAGTTCCTGTATCAGGTCAAAAACGGGCTGTTCAAGGTAACGAGACTACATGAGAACGGGAATATGGTGTTGTTCAACATACTATATCCTGGAGAGACAGTTCCCCATCATTCCTTGATTTCGCCAAAGGAGGCGCATGGAACAGCGGTTGCGATGATGAAGAGTGAAGTAGAGATAATTTCGGCTGCGGAATGGTATCGACAGCTGCGTGAAGAACCAGGTAAAGCGCTGGAGATAGCGCTCCTCCTTCAGGAGAAGGTGCGCTTCATGCAGACACGGCTTGATCACCTTACAGTTGGGACCCCAGGTGAGCGGATGGAGCTGCTGACCCGCTGGTTTAATGACTATGCTCATGGGACCTCGCTAACAGACCTATTAACACAGGAAGAGATTGGACAATTAATTGGAGTCAGACGTGAAACGGTCAACCGGCTAATGCGCAATTCTGTGTAAAAATGATCACTTTTTATGTAAAAGGGTTTAGAGAAGGCTATCTGCGTGGTATAATGTGCTTAGAACATATTAAATTAGAGAAAGGATCAGGATACCATGTGTCCCCGAAGGACGATTCCCCAAAGGACGATTTGGAAACGTTATGATCTGTCTTATACTTAGCTTCCCTGTAGAAGGTGCGTGTACCGTTAATTGACGAGACCAGCTCTACGAGGGAAGGGAGTATTGTATGCGAAGGAGCAACACCTCCGGTATAACCTGTCGTAGAGGTTGGTGGGACGTCTAGCCGCCATATACGATAAGGGGAGACCTGTATGAGGAACCACAACGGAGTAAGTTATCTGCTCCGATTGACAGTCATTTTGTTTGGAACATTTTTGCTTGCATTTACTTATTACCACATTAATTATCAGAATCATTTGACCGAGGGCGGGTTCGTAGGTTTGTCGCTGCTCGGCAAATATGTATTAGGGGTTTCGCCTTCAATTTCTATTCTTATTCTGGACATTCCAGTACTCTTGGTCGCTATGCTATTCAAAGGGAAAGCGTTCGTCTGCAATACATTTGTGTCTGTAGCAGCCTTTACAATCTTTTATGGACTGATGGAACGTTATTCCGGTTTGGTCATTAATCTGCAGGATAATTTGCCGCTTGCGGCGTTGTTGTCTGGTGTACTTACAGGTTTAGGAGCAGGGTTGGTCCTGCGTGGCGGCGGGGCAAGTGGCGGAGATGATATTTTGTCGCTGCTGATCAGTGAATGGAAAGGTATTAAAGTAGGTACGGTTTTCATCCTGATGGATGTAATCGTTCTGGCGTTATCACTCTTTTATATGCCTCTCAAGGAAACTTTGTATACCGTAATTGCAGTGGTCGTAGCTGGCTATGTTATTACGTTAACTACTTCTTTGGGCAAGCCGAAGCTGGCGAAGATGCCAAAGATTCAGCCAACACTCGGCAAGGCGCAGAATATACGATAATGGAATAGCATAGAGTATTAGCTGCTGTTTCGTGGATATACTAAGAATTAAGGTCAGCCAGAGTTTCTGGTTGACCTTTTTTTGTTGGGATTAGGACTAAGATTTGTTGTACATTATATCTTTTGCTTATAACCTAAATTTAAGGTGGACAAAACTTGGGACAGCACATGCATATCAAAGCCATCGTTTAGAATACCTTCATGGTAGTGATCCAGCTGGGTACGATACTGGGGGTTGTAACTATATTGAGCAGACTTTTCCGGCTTCGGTATAGGTAATTGTTATAGGGCGAACCCCTGCTAATCTATTGCGGAGCGGCTAGAGCTTACAGTATGATGACATCAGATTCAAGACATCGCCAGCAATATTAGATATT comes from Paenibacillus sp. 19GGS1-52 and encodes:
- a CDS encoding AI-2E family transporter, yielding MLQSKYFRTSLAIISFLLILFLGSKVIFLFTPLVEIFNLLLVPMMLSGFMYYLLRPLVSLLEKKKLNRAVSILLIYIIFIGLFVLFWVLVWPTLQEQIQNFIDNTPYLVQGLQNQFNKLQDNPALSRFFKGDSDLATRLSGYLNDAITWVTNSMSNLIGVISSIVVIIATLPIILYYMLKDGHKLSPILQGLIPKKYRKEGQDMLKDIDSALSSFIVTRVLLNVVLGIMLYIGFLIIGLPYSLLLALISIPLNFIPYVGSLLAAVPVLIVGFIESPTLALWALIIIVIAQQIQDNVLSPIIYGKSLDVHPLTTVVLVLIGGDFFGIIGVLIALPVYMIIKIIFLRIYEIIVAERVEEVPEQVPVTKEEPL
- the ung gene encoding uracil-DNA glycosylase, whose amino-acid sequence is MFGNDWDEVLHDEIQKPYFQELSYTLAREYKEHTVYPPKDLLFTALKLTPYSATRIVILGQDPYHGAEQAQGLSFSVKPGVRIPPSLRNIYTELREDIGVPVPNHGSLLHWAEQGVLLLNAVLTVREGLPNSHKGLGWETFTDAIMGKLNERTVPLVFILWGSYAQKKGAYIDSSQHRIIQSPHPSPLSAHRGFLGSRPFSKANQFLESQGLKDIDWMIPNE
- the pfkB gene encoding 1-phosphofructokinase, with product MKKLVITVTLNPALDKTVTIDGLEVGGLNRVNDIRTDAGGKGINVAKVLKGFHEEVSAVGYIGGHNGKLILERLEQEDIRHSFTETLAETRMNLKVVDSNVQVTTEINERGGTVSVPERNLFHESLRLLLEEAYILVLGGSVPPGIESSEYALLIEAARSKGVKTILDADGDALRYGLKAGPDVIKPNIHELEQLVGTTLATEQEIVRAARQLIAEGTHWVIVSMGGEGSVAVSKEEAIRARPFSIKPESTVGAGDSMVAAIASSLIHGRSLTDTLCWATAAGSVTASKPGTQVCGPEEVIARLQDVGITSIEV
- a CDS encoding ribonuclease H family protein produces the protein MAKQKYYVVWEGKQPGVYSTWAECQAQTDRYTGAKYKSYESKSTAETAYKAGWKGNWGTGTAGSSAGKPAVGSSYKRSAAVETSAEIDYNSISVDVGTRGNPGPVEYKGVDTKTGELIFSCGPISKGTNNLGEFLAIVHALALLKKEGSNKAVYSDSVNAMKWVKQKQVATTLPRDASTEEIWLLIERAVSWLQNNTYDNKLLKWQTKVWGEIKADYGRK
- a CDS encoding DeoR/GlpR family DNA-binding transcription regulator; this translates as MQFEEERKRSIVQFVEQHSRGSVQELSQKMGVSESTVRRDLKELEEARLLKRTHGGAVSLQSVNFEAAIPDKADRFLDEKLRIARKAVEMIREGDAILLDGGTTTLQIARELKTFSNIKVITNSIMALNELKDCRNIEVSITGGMLRPDTMAFVGPMTERSLDMVRVDKAFLGTNGLDLHEGITTPNMLEAATKRKMIAVAKQVILLADHSKIGQISFCKVADLTEMNHCILDSGVPESFIRGITSLGVDFTLV
- a CDS encoding Crp/Fnr family transcriptional regulator, with amino-acid sequence MILHKGEVLFRQGDGCEFLYQVKNGLFKVTRLHENGNMVLFNILYPGETVPHHSLISPKEAHGTAVAMMKSEVEIISAAEWYRQLREEPGKALEIALLLQEKVRFMQTRLDHLTVGTPGERMELLTRWFNDYAHGTSLTDLLTQEEIGQLIGVRRETVNRLMRNSV
- a CDS encoding YitT family protein, yielding MRNHNGVSYLLRLTVILFGTFLLAFTYYHINYQNHLTEGGFVGLSLLGKYVLGVSPSISILILDIPVLLVAMLFKGKAFVCNTFVSVAAFTIFYGLMERYSGLVINLQDNLPLAALLSGVLTGLGAGLVLRGGGASGGDDILSLLISEWKGIKVGTVFILMDVIVLALSLFYMPLKETLYTVIAVVVAGYVITLTTSLGKPKLAKMPKIQPTLGKAQNIR
- a CDS encoding fructose PTS transporter subunit IIA, with protein sequence MNIHELLTEETIFLPLETGTKDTIITQMTAGLKLSGSVTDAEQYVRDVLIREATGSTGIGFGVAIPHGKSVGVAKPGLALARLSEPTDWDSLDGTPVSIVFLIAVPQENVGNEHLKILVALSRKLIHDEFRESLLNAGSKQELIDILKNM
- a CDS encoding fructose-specific PTS transporter subunit EIIC is translated as MKKLLAVTACPTGIAHTYMAAESLQKAAGEMNVPIKVETRGAIGIENELSAAEIAEAHAIIIAADTDVDEARFAGKPIVRVPVAQGIKIPGKLIDQALALQASTASAAPQAGSSVGSSERSENSFYKNLMNGVSHMLPLVVAGGLLIALSFFKLNPEEGTFFANLLQIGGAAMGLMVPILAAFIAFSIGGKPALAPGLVGGMLSKDLGAGFLGGILAGFLAGYIARYLIKYIKLPKSMEGLKPLLIVPLLSVFIIGMLMIYVIGTPIKDLMDALTIWLQNIGSGNKILLGAILGGMMAIDMGGPFNKTAYTFAVGLLASGVYGPMAAVMAAGMTPPLGIWLATVLAPKKFTLEEREAGKAASILGLSFITEGAIPFGAADPLRIIPAFMIGSGLTGALSMVFDATLRAPHGGIFVLAVPNAIGQPMMYLLAIVVGTVVTALLVNLFKRNKPAIGVGSK